From the genome of Etheostoma spectabile isolate EspeVRDwgs_2016 chromosome 10, UIUC_Espe_1.0, whole genome shotgun sequence, one region includes:
- the si:ch73-22a13.3 gene encoding inositol-trisphosphate 3-kinase A, whose product MDMTDDNHMEGIEMAMETENRQTMDNDFIVRLSDETHQHLKFSEVHSSSCKMVKVRSRPRLESTKSFPPYSQCIGGLGEDNKLNSESGNTMREDKNDVLQGTERKEDFELNARCARDKVKAKWRMRRKERLGGSYEVDADGWERGRWRGKRRVEETGREREPKDGESEGALNSEWKHWRGKNSSFETERKEKEDEERRKSPVSATEGESEGSGKTPEGNNEEAEVSTTHQWSSPHPILSKLLHSSISSCSSINLSSTESDEVFSEGEDVDSKRRAFKKSRSWKTYLTMMHWSLRRQSSWVQLAGHQGNFQLSEGGEVLKLYSEEEAKCLDSLMTDLLRPFVPQYHGLVTKGERVYIRLEDLLSGLRRPVIMDCKMGVRTYQEEELITARTKSTLRSDMYQKMLKIDPSALSAEEHAQKGVTKCRYLQWRDTTSSTSMLGFRIEAIMMEDGSVQRDFRKILTLAQVTEALLYFTRSQLDILKAYHSRLLALSDALKNSLFFRTHEVIGSSLLFVHDHSSKANVWMIDFGKTTPVPDPSELRHNIPWAEGSREDGYLIGLTSLITSLSQAISVASWKQDNCGEGNSEGTT is encoded by the exons ATGGACATGACAGACGATAACCACATGGAGGGGATAGAGATGGCGATGGAGACAGAGAACAGGCAAACTATGGATAATGACTTTATTGTCAGACTGTCAGATGAGACACACCAACATCTGAAATTCAGTGAAGTCCATTCCAGCAGCTGCAAAATGGTCAAAGTGAGATCCAGACCCAGACTCGAGTCCACAAAAAGTTTCCCCCCTTACAGTCAGTGTATAGGTGGACTCGGTGAGGACAATAAGCTCAATTCAGAATCAGGCAATACGATGAGGGAAGACAAGAATGATGTCTTACAAggcacagaaagaaaagaggacTTTGAATTGAACGCAAGATGTGCAAGGGATAAAGTTAAGGCAAaatggaggatgaggaggaaggagaggttAGGTGGGAGCTATGAAGTTGATGCAGACGGATGGGAGAGGGGAAGGTGGAGAGGGAAAAGAAGGGTTGAAGAGactggaagagagagggagcctAAGGATGGGGAAAGTGAAGGGGCCTTAAACAGTGAGTGGAAACACTGGAGAGGTAAAAACTCCAGTtttgagacagaaagaaaagaaaaagaggatgaAGAGAGAAGGAAATCCCCCGTTTCAGCAACAGAAGGAGAAAGCGAGGGGAGCGGGAAGACCCCAGAGGGGAACAATGAAGAGGCTGAGGTCTCCACAACACATCAGTGGTCCTCCCCACATCCAATCCTCTCCAAGCTTTTGcactcctccatctcctcctgctcctccatcAACCTCTCATCAACAGAGAGTGATGAGGTTTTCAGCGAAGGAGAGGATGTTGACTCAAAGAGGAGGGCGTTCAAGAAG AGCCGCTCCTGGAAAACCTACCTGACCATGATGCACTGGTCGCTGCGGCGGCAGAGCTCCTGGGTCCAGCTCGCTGGACATCAAG GTAACTTCCAGCTGAGTGAGGGAGGGGAGGTGTTGAAACTGTACAGTGAAGAGGAGGCAAAGTGCTTGGACAGCCTGATGACAGACCTGCTGAGACCCTTTGTCCCGCAGTACCACGGCTTGGTCACCAAGGGGGAGCGCGTCTACATCCGCCTGGAGGACCTACTGAGTGGCCTGAGGAGACCTGTCATCATGGACTGCAAGATGGGAGTCAG GACATACCAGGAGGAGGAACTGATCACAGCCCGGACTAAGTCCACCCTGCGGAGTGACATGTACCAAAAGATGCTGAAAATAGACCCATCCGCTCTGTCGGCAGAGGAACACGCACAAAAAGGGGTGACCAAGTGTCGATATCTTCAGTGGAGAGATACAACCAGTTCTACATCCATGCTGGGCTTCAGGATAGAGGCCATCATG ATGGAGGATGGCAGTGTCCAACGGGACTTCAGGAAAATTCTGACTTTAGCTCAGGTCACAGAGGCATTGCTCTACTTCACCAGGAGTCAGCTGGACATCCTG AAAGCGTACCACTCCAGACTCCTGGCCCTGAGCGATGCGCTGAAGAATTCACTATTTTTCAGAACCCATGAG GTGATTGGCAGCTCGCTTCTGTTTGTCCACGACCACAGCAGCAAGGCCAACGTGTGGATGATAGACTTTGGGAAGACGACACCCGTGCCTGACCCAAGCGAGCTCCGGCATAATATCCCGTGGGCCGAGGGGAGCAGAGAAGATGGCTACCTCATCGGTCTGACCTCACTCATCACTTCTTTGAGCCAGGCCATCAGTGTGGCCTCCTGGAAGCAGGACAACTGTGGAGAAGGAAATAGTGAAGGCACCACTTAA
- the LOC116696979 gene encoding seipin isoform X1 has product MDQGSHLRPGEDGELTILIGHTLLGLQDSLVRVMSRARQRVIQGFVVFSIVVLLLWIAAFLYSSFYYSYMPKAAFSSPVHYYYRADCEFPASFLCSYPVANVSLMRNKKHVLTFGQAYRMSLQLEMPDSPTNQELGMFMIKTTCFSQDGQQVASSARSARQLLSASSSRFSMLRYRSDLLMYLRTLVFLPAFLTGVAEQEQVLQVELFSDYTDDPYAPSVTAVIEIMSNKVQIYSSQLYIHAHFTGIRHLLFNFPLLSALVGVSSNFIFLSLLFVLSYLRLLFRLDLGAEQLRTDGLLSNRDRNLNINQHEDAAAGTAELMGPLQMTPTNLSQERTHL; this is encoded by the exons ATGGATCAAGGAAGTCATTTGCGTCCAGGAGAAGATGGAGAACTTACAATCCTCATCGGTCACACGTTGCTAGGGCTCCAGGATTCCCTTGTCAGGGTGATGTCACGTGCCCGTCAGAGAGTTATACAGGGCTTTGTTGTGTTCTCTATTGTTGTCCTGCTCCTCTGGATCGCTGCCTTTTTATACTCCAGCTTCTACTACTCTTACATGCCCAAGGCGGCTTTTTCCTCACCTGTGCACTATTACTACAG GGCAGACTGTGAATTTCCTGCCTCTTTTCTGTGCTCTTATCCGGTGGCCAACGTCTCTTTGATGAGAAATAAGAaacat GTGCTGACATTCGGCCAGGCTTATCGGATGTCTCTGCAACTGGAGATGCCAGATTCTCCCACCAACCAGGAGCTGGGGATGTTCATGATCAAGACAACTTGTTTCTCTCAGGATGGACAGCAAGTTGCCTCCTCTGCTCGCTCT GCAAGACAACTGCTGTCCGCCTCCAGCTCTCGCTTT AGCATGCTGCGATACCGTTCAGACCTGCTGATGTACCTTAGAACGCTAGTGTTCCTCCCGGCCTTTCTCACCGGAGTCGCTGAGCAGGAACAAGTGCTGCAGGTGGAGCTCTTCTCAGACTACACCGACGACCCT TATGCCCCCTCGGTCACAGCCGTCATTGAAATCATGTCCAACAAGGTGCAGATCTACTCATCTCAGCTCTATATTCATGCTCACTTCACTGGTATAAG ACACTTGTTGTTCAACTTCCCTCTCCTGTCAGCCCTGGTGGGAGTGTCCAGTAACTTCATCTTCCTCAGTCTCCTCTTCGTCCTAAGCTACTTGAGGCTGCTGTTCAGACTTGATCTAGGAGCAGAGCAG CTCAGAACAGACGGACTGCTGTCAAATAGGGACAGGAACTTGAACATCAACCAACATGAGGATGCTGCTGCAG GTACTGCAGAGCTGATGGGTCCCCTCCAGATGACCCCCACAAATCTGAGCCAGGAGAGGACCCATTTGTAA
- the LOC116696979 gene encoding seipin isoform X2: MDQGSHLRPGEDGELTILIGHTLLGLQDSLVRVMSRARQRVIQGFVVFSIVVLLLWIAAFLYSSFYYSYMPKAAFSSPVHYYYRADCEFPASFLCSYPVANVSLMRNKKHVLTFGQAYRMSLQLEMPDSPTNQELGMFMIKTTCFSQDGQQVASSARSSMLRYRSDLLMYLRTLVFLPAFLTGVAEQEQVLQVELFSDYTDDPYAPSVTAVIEIMSNKVQIYSSQLYIHAHFTGIRHLLFNFPLLSALVGVSSNFIFLSLLFVLSYLRLLFRLDLGAEQLRTDGLLSNRDRNLNINQHEDAAAGTAELMGPLQMTPTNLSQERTHL; this comes from the exons ATGGATCAAGGAAGTCATTTGCGTCCAGGAGAAGATGGAGAACTTACAATCCTCATCGGTCACACGTTGCTAGGGCTCCAGGATTCCCTTGTCAGGGTGATGTCACGTGCCCGTCAGAGAGTTATACAGGGCTTTGTTGTGTTCTCTATTGTTGTCCTGCTCCTCTGGATCGCTGCCTTTTTATACTCCAGCTTCTACTACTCTTACATGCCCAAGGCGGCTTTTTCCTCACCTGTGCACTATTACTACAG GGCAGACTGTGAATTTCCTGCCTCTTTTCTGTGCTCTTATCCGGTGGCCAACGTCTCTTTGATGAGAAATAAGAaacat GTGCTGACATTCGGCCAGGCTTATCGGATGTCTCTGCAACTGGAGATGCCAGATTCTCCCACCAACCAGGAGCTGGGGATGTTCATGATCAAGACAACTTGTTTCTCTCAGGATGGACAGCAAGTTGCCTCCTCTGCTCGCTCT AGCATGCTGCGATACCGTTCAGACCTGCTGATGTACCTTAGAACGCTAGTGTTCCTCCCGGCCTTTCTCACCGGAGTCGCTGAGCAGGAACAAGTGCTGCAGGTGGAGCTCTTCTCAGACTACACCGACGACCCT TATGCCCCCTCGGTCACAGCCGTCATTGAAATCATGTCCAACAAGGTGCAGATCTACTCATCTCAGCTCTATATTCATGCTCACTTCACTGGTATAAG ACACTTGTTGTTCAACTTCCCTCTCCTGTCAGCCCTGGTGGGAGTGTCCAGTAACTTCATCTTCCTCAGTCTCCTCTTCGTCCTAAGCTACTTGAGGCTGCTGTTCAGACTTGATCTAGGAGCAGAGCAG CTCAGAACAGACGGACTGCTGTCAAATAGGGACAGGAACTTGAACATCAACCAACATGAGGATGCTGCTGCAG GTACTGCAGAGCTGATGGGTCCCCTCCAGATGACCCCCACAAATCTGAGCCAGGAGAGGACCCATTTGTAA